One Myripristis murdjan chromosome 17, fMyrMur1.1, whole genome shotgun sequence DNA segment encodes these proteins:
- the LOC115375890 gene encoding tripartite motif-containing protein 16-like produces MAQRGIQPDLAKFCCSICVDLLKDPVTIPCGHSYCMSCIKSCGDEEEQREIQSCPQCKQTFTPRPVLVKNTMLAEIVEEVKKMRLQAAPPDLCYAGPGDVACDVCTGRKLKALKSCLVCLAFYCEQHLQPHYDAAPLKRHKLVEATVKLQENICSRHDEVMKIFCRTDQQCICYLCSMDEHKGHDTVSAAAERTGRQKELGLSRQKIQQRIQDTEKDVKVLQQEVEAISRSADKAVKDSEKIFTELIRLIEKRRSDVKQQIRSQQGEEVSRAEEVQEKLKQEIAELRRKDAELEQLSHTQDHNNFLRNYPSLSRLSESTHSPSINIRPLSYFEDATAAVSELRDKLQELLSEEWSKISLTGTGVDVLLSQPEPKTRAEFLQYSCQMTLDPNTAHTRLSLSEGNRKVTLMRKDQSYLRHPDRFTGRHQVLSRESLTGRCYWEVEWRGVFFSIAVTYKDISRTGLFGSNDKSWALDCYNQFRHNGITTLTSHVSSRVGVYLDHTAGILSFYNVSETMTLLHKVQTTFAQPLHAGFMVHWPYGASAEFCQLK; encoded by the coding sequence ATGGCGCAGAGAGGAATTCAGCCGGACTTGGCAAAATTCTGCTGTTCGATCTGTGTGGATTTACTCAAGGATCCGGTgactattccctgtggacacagctactgtaTGAGCTGTATTAAAAGCTGTGGGgatgaagaggagcagagggaaatCCAGAGCTGCCCCCAGTGCAAACAAACCTTCACACCGAGAcctgtcctggtgaaaaacaccatgttagcagAAATAGTGGAGGAAGTGAAGAAGATGagactccaagctgctcctcctgatctctgctatgctggacctggagatgtggcctgtgatgtctgcactgggagaaagctgaaagccctcaagtcctgtctggtgtgtctggccttttactgtgagcagcacctccaACCTCACTACGATGCAGCTCCATTAAAGAGacacaagctggtggaagccaccgtgaagcttcaggagaacatctgctctcgtcacgatgaggtgatgaagatcttctgccgcactgatcagcagtgcatctgttatctctgctccatggatgaacataaaggccatgacacagtctcagctgcagcagaaaggaccgggaggcagaaagagctcgggctgagtcggcaaaaaatccagcagagaatccaggacacagagaaagacgtgaaggtgcttcagcaggaggtggaggccatcagtcgctctgctgataaagcagtgaaGGACAGTGAGAagatcttcactgagctgatccGTTTGAttgagaaaagaaggtctgatgtgaagcagcagatcagatcccagcagggagaggaagtgagtcgggctgaagaggttcaggagaagctgaagcaggagatcgccgagctgaggaggaaagacgctgagctggagcagctctcacacacacaggatcacaaCAATTTTCTACGCAATTACCCCTCGCTCTCAcgtctcagtgaatctacacactcacccagcatcaacatccgtcctctgagctactttgaggatgcgactgcagctgtgtcagagctgagagacaaactacaggagcttcttagtgaggaatggtccaagatctcactgacagggactggagtggatgttctactgtcacaaccagagcccaagaccagagctgagttcttacaatattcatgtcaaatgacactggatccaaacacagcacacacacggctgtcattatctgaggggaacagaaaagTGACACTAATGAGAAAAGATCAGTCATATCTtcgtcacccagacagattcaCTGGAAGGCATCAGGTCCTGagtagagagagtctgactggacgttgttactgggaggtggagtggagggGGGTATTTTTTTCAATAGCTGTCACATACAAGGATATTAGCAGAACAGGTCTATTTGGATCCAATGACAAGTCTTGGGCATTAGATTGTTACAATCAGTTCAGACATAACGGCATCACAACTCTCACATCACATGTGTCCTCCAGAGtaggagtgtacctggatcacacaGCAGGTATCCTGTCCTTCTACaacgtctctgaaaccatgactctcctccacaaaGTCCAGACCACATTcgctcagcctctccatgctggatTTATGGTTCATTGGCCCTATGGAGCCTCGGCTGAGTTTTGTCAGCTCAAGTAG